In Populus alba chromosome 9, ASM523922v2, whole genome shotgun sequence, a genomic segment contains:
- the LOC118035115 gene encoding LOW QUALITY PROTEIN: serine/threonine-protein kinase-like protein At3g51990 (The sequence of the model RefSeq protein was modified relative to this genomic sequence to represent the inferred CDS: inserted 2 bases in 1 codon), which produces MGYLSCKADSAVGIISTTPTSQTSSSSSKKRTXEKPIKIQEFNYSDIEAATNGFSDQKLLGKGSHGCVYKAVLRGRHVAVKKPSKGFEIGQEVDNEIEILSKIHSPRLVNLLGFANDTKDRLLVVEFMSNGTLYDILHSNSRPPNWGRRIRMALQIANAIDTLHSQNPPIIHRDIKSANVLIDRNFNARLGDFGLALRCGVDDDYRLKSTPPAGTIGYLDPCYVTPDNLSTKTDVFSFGILFLEIISGRKAIDVGHSPPSIVDWAIPLIKKGKLAAIYDPRTFPLKDPMIRKQLALIASKCVRSCRERRPAMKEVVDWLTTLSKLVPLHSWNGLNNPCMMVETMGRPVELRNTRFGSRPQGDGEENLNE; this is translated from the exons ATGGGATACCTTTCTTGCAAGGCAGACTCGGCCGTTGGCATAATCTCCACTACCCCAACATCTcaaacatcttcttcttcttctaaaaaACGAAC AGAAAAACCCATCAAGATCCAGGAGTTTAACTACAGTGATATTGAGGCAGCCACCAATGGTTTCTCTGACCAGAAACTGCTGGGCAAAGGCAGCCATGGCTGTGTCTACAAGGCTGTTTTACGTGGCCGACATGTTGCTGTTAAGAAACCGTCAAAGGGTTTTGAAATTGGACAAGAAGTCGATAATGAGATCGAGATCTTGTCCAAGATTCACAGCCCAAGATTGGTAAACTTATTAGGCTTTGCTAATGATACCAAGGATAGATTGCTTGTTGTTGAGTTTATGAGTAATGGCACTCTTTATGATATTCTTCACTCAAATTCTAGACCACCCAATTGGGGTAGAAGAATTAGGATGGCTTTGCAAATTGCTAATGCTATTGATACATTACACTCACAAAACCCACCCATAATCCATAGAGATATCAAGTCTGCAAATGTTTTGATTGATAGGAATTTCAATGCAAGATTGGGTGATTTTGGTTTAGCACTTAGgtgtggtgttgatgatgattataGACTTAAGTCAACCCCGCCTGCTGGAACCATTGGCTATCTTGATCCATGCTATGTTACCCCGGATAATTTGAGTACTAAAACTGATGTGTTTAGTTTtgggattttgtttttggagATTATTAGTGGAAGGAAGGCTATTGATGTGGGGCATTCGCCGCCTTCTATTGTAGATTGGGCAATTCCACTAATTAAAAAGGGGAAACTTGCTGCTATATATGATCCAAGAACTTTCCCTCTTAAGGACCCTATGATTAGGAAGCAGCTGGCTTTGATTGCTTCTAAATGTGTGAGGTCTTGTCGGGAGCGGAGACCTGCAATGAAGGAGGTTGTTGATTGGTTAACTACCTTGAGTAAATTGGTTCCGCTTCATTCATGGAATGGGTTAAACAATCCGTGCATGATGGTGGAGACAATGGGGCGTCCTGTTGAACTAAGAAACACACGGTTTGGTTCCAGACCACAAGGTGATGGAGAAGAGAATTTGAATGAATAG
- the LOC118035114 gene encoding protein transport protein SEC31 homolog B: MASIKSVNRSASVALAPDSPYMAAGTMAGAVDLSFSSSASLEIFKLDFQSGDRDLPVVGECQSSERFNRLAWGRNGSGSDAYGLGLIAGGLVDGNIDIWNPLSLISSEPSESALVSHLSRHKGPVRGLEFNSINPNLLASGADDGEICIWDVAAPAEPSHFPPLKGTGSAAQGEISYVSWNCRVQHILASTSSNGITVVWDLKKQKPAISFGDSIRRRCSVLQWHPDVATQLVVASDEDSSPSLRLWDMRNILEPVKEFVGHTKGVIGMSWCPNDSSYLLTCAKDNRTICWNTVTGEIACELPAGTNWNFDVHWYPKMPGVISASSFDGKIGIYNIEGCSRYIAGESDFGREKLRAPKWYKRPVGASFGFGGKLVSFRPRSSAGGASEVFLHNLVTEDSLVSRSSEFESAIQNGEKPLLKALCDKKSQESESEDDRETWAFLKVMFEEDGTARTRMLSHLGFSVPAEEKDAILEDDLTREINAIRLDDTPADEMGYEHNQEATIFSADDGEDFFNNLPSPKADTSLVPSGDNVGLEKSAPSAEEISQETETPEESADPSFDDCIQRALVLGDYKEAVAQCISANKMADALVIAHVGGTSLWEKTRDQYLKLSSSPYLKIVSAMVNNDLMTLVNSRSLKYWKETLALLCTFAPSEEWSMLCNSLASKLMAAGNTLAATLCYICAGNIDKTVEIWSRRLTVESEGKSYIDLLQDLMEKTIVLALASGQKQFSASLCKLVEKYAEILASQGLLTTALEYLKLLGSDELSPELTILRDRIALSTETEKEAKAPPFENSQQQVGSVYGAQNSGFGVADASHSYYQGAVAQQMHQSVPGSPYSENYQQPIDSSYGRGYGAPTPYQPAPQAPAYQPAPQAPAYQPAPQAQMFVPTPAPQAPQPSFAPPAPHAGTQQATRTFVPANVPSLRNAQQYQQPTLGSQLYPGTATSAYNPVQPPTGSQGPITSQVGAIPGHGMPQVAAPGPTPMGFRPVHAGVAQRPGIGLMQPPSPTQSAPVQPAVAPAAPPPTVQTVDTSNVPAHHKPVIVTLTRLFNETSEALGGARANPARRREIEDNSRKIGALFAKLNSGDISKNASDKLVQLCQALDRNDFSSALQIQVLLTTSEWDECNFWLATLKRMIKARQGAGVRSS; this comes from the exons ATGGCGTCTATTAAGTCTGTAAATAGATCGGCGTCGGTGGCGTTAGCCCCGGACTCGCCCTACATGGCGGCGGGGACGATGGCGGGGGCAGTGGATCTGTCCTTTAGTTCGTCTGCGAGTCTTGAGATCTTCAAGCTTGATTTCCAATCGGGGGATCGTGATCTCCCTGTTGTTGGTGAGTGTCAGAGTTCTGAGAGATTTAATCGTCTCGCTTGGGGTAGGAATGGATCCGGCTCTGATGCTTATGGTCTTGGACTCATTGCTGGTGGTCTTGTTGATGGCAACATCGATATTTGGAATCCTTTGTCCCTGATaag TTCTGAGCCAAGTGAAAGTGCTCTTGTTAGTCATCTTTCACGACACAAAGGACCT GTTCGTGGCCTTGAATTTAACTCCATCAACCCTAACTTACTTGCATCTGGTGCTGATGATGGTGAAATCTGTATATGGGATGTGGCTGCACCTGCAGAACCTTCACATTTTCCACCTCTCAAA GGTACTGGTTCTGCTGCCCAAGGAGAAATTTCTTATGTTTCTTGGAATTGCAGAGTTCAACATATATTAGCATCCACTTCTTCCAATGGAATAACTG TGGTTTGGGACCTAAAGAAGCAGAAACCAGCGATTTC TTTTGGAGATTCAATTAGAAGGCGGTGCTCTGTTTTGCAGTGGCATCCTGATGTTGCCACTCAGCTTGTTGTGGCGTCAGATGAAGATAGCTCTCCTTCTCTGCGG CTTTGGGATATGCGAAACATACTTGAACCTGTGAAGGAGTTTGTGGGACACACAAAAG GTGTAATTGGAATGTCATGGTGTCCCAATGACAGCTCATATTTGCTTACCTGTGCTAAAGATAACCGAACAATCTGCTGGAACACAGTAACTGGAGAG ATTGCCTGTGAATTACCGGCTGGCACCAACTGGAACTTTGATGTTCATTGGTATCCCAAGATGCCCGGAGTTATATCTGCATCTTCTTTTGATGGAAAGATTGGCATTTACAACATTGAG GGTTGCAGTCGATATATTGCCGGGGAGAGCGATTTTGGAAGAG AAAAATTAAGAGCTCCAAAATGGTATAAGCGTCCTGTTGGGGCTTCTTTTGGCTTTGGAGGAAAGCTAGTATCGTTTCGCCCTAGGTCATCTGCTGGTGGTGCTTCCGAG GTTTTTTTGCATAACTTAGTTACAGAAGACAGTTTGGTGAGTCGGTCATCTGAATTTGAAAGTGCCATACAAAATGGGGAGAAGCCATTGTTGAAGGCTTTATGTGATAAAAAATCTCAAGAGTCTGA ATCAGAGGACGATCGAGAAACTTGGGCTTTCTTGAAGGTTATGTTTGAAGAAGATGGAACTGCAAGAACTAGGATGCTCTCCCACCTTGGTTTTAGCGTACCAGCTGAAGAAAAAGATGCTATACTGGAGGACGATCTCACCCGGGAAATAAATGCCATTCGGCTTGATGATACACCAGCCGATGAAATGGGATACGAGCATAATCAGGAGGCCACCATATTCTCTGCTGATGATGGGGAAGACTTTTTTAACAACCTTCCAAGTCCCAAAGCTGATACTTCTTTGGTACCTTCTGGTGATAATGTTGGTCTTGAGAAATCTGCTCCTAGTGCAGAAGAAATATCACAAGAAACAGAGACACCCGAGGAGAGTGCAGACCcatcatttgatgattgtatACAGCGTGCTTTGGTTCTGGGAGACTACAAAGAGGCTGTTGCACAGTGCATATCGGCAAATAAAATGGCTGATGCTTTAGTCATTGCTCATGTTGGTGGCACTTCATTGTGGGAGAAGACACGTGACCAATATCTTAAATTGAGCTCTTCACCTTACTTGAAG ATTGTTTCTGCAATGGTGAACAATGATCTAATGACCCTCGTAAACTCCAGGTCACTCAAATACTGGAAAGAAACTCTTGCACTCCTTTGTACA TTCGCACCAAGTGAGGAATGGAGTATGCTATGCAATTCACTTGCTTCAAAATTAATGGCTGCCGGTAATACACTGGCGGCGACTCTTTGTTATATCTGCGCGGGCAATATTGACAAAACAGTTGAAATTTGGTCAAGGCGTCTAACAGTCGAGAGTGAAGGGAAATCATACATTGATCTTCTTCAG GATTTGATGGAGAAGACTATCGTACTTGCTCTGGCAAGTGGCCAAAAGCAATTTAGTGCCTCTTTGTGCAAGCTTGTTGAGAAGTATGCTGAAATTTTAGCCAGTCAGGGCCTTTTAACAACAGCGTTGGAGTACTTGAAACTTTTGGGGTCTGATGAATTGTCTCCTGAACTTACAATCTTAAGAGACCGTATTGCTCTCTCCACAGAAACTG AAAAAGAAGCTAAGGCTCCACCTTTTGAGAACAGCCAACAGCAAGTTGGATCAGTTTATGGTGCCCAAAATTCTGGTTTTGGTGTGGCTGATGCCTCTCATTCTTATTATCAG ggagCAGTAGCTCAACAAATGCATCAGAGTGTTCCTGGCAGTCCATACAGTGAAAATTATCAGCAACCTATTGACTCTTCATACGGAAGAGGATATGGTGCTCCTACTCCCTATCAGCCTGCACCACAGGCCCCAGCATATCAGCCTGCACCACAGGCCCCAGCATATCAGCCTGCACCACAGGCCCAAATGTTCGTTCCAACTCCTGCTCCTCAGGCACCTCAG CCAAGTTTTGCTCCACCTGCACCTCATGCTGGTACTCAACAAGCCACCAGGACTTTTGTTCCAGCAAATGTTCCCAGTCTAAGAAATGCACAACAGTATCAGCAACCCACATTGGGTTCTCAGTTATATCCA GGAACTGCTACTTCTGCTTATAATCCTGTGCAACCCCCAACTGGTTCTCAAGGACCTATTACATCTCAGGTGGGTGCAATTCCTGGCCACGGAATGCCACAAGTTGCTGCTCCTGGCCCAACACCAATGGGATTTAGGCCTGTACATGCAGGGGTTGCTCAAAGACCTGGAATTGGTTTGATGCAGCCACCTAGTCCTACTCAGTCTGCACCAGTCCAACCAGCTGTGGCTCCTGCTGCTCCACCACCAACTGTGCAAACAGTCGATACATCAAATGTGCCTG CTCACCATAAACCAGTCATTGTAACATTGACAAGACTGTTTAACGAGACATCAGAAGCTTTGGGTGGTGCCCGTGCAAATCCAGCCAGGAGGCGTGAAATTGAAGATAATTCAAGGAAAATAGGTGCCTTGTTTGCCAAACTCAACAGTGGGGATATTTCAAAAAATGCTTCTGATAAGCTTGTTCAGCTATGCCAGGCATTGGACAGAAATGATTTTAGCTCAGCTCTACAAATCCAG GTGCTTCTTACCACAAGTGAGTGGGACGAATGTAACTTCTGGCTAGCAACGCTCAAAAGAATGATCAAGGCAAGGCAGGGTGCTGGTGTGAGATCAagttaa
- the LOC118035259 gene encoding glyoxylase I 4: MEKNEETNNNKEERNNEGKEEDRVPQMALNHISRLCRDVKESIDFYSKVLGLVLIERPPAFEFEGAWLFNYGVGVHLIQAKDEDSLPKTDRGLDPMDNHISFQCEDMEALEQRLKQFNVKYTKRTIDDDKNGTKIDQLFFCDPDGYMIEMCNCENLKLVPAGALGNIKLPCDRHNPPVDFENGHHAK, encoded by the exons ATGGAAAAGAACGAAGAGACTAATAACAACAAGGAAGAGAGGAACAACGAGGGGAAAGAGGAGGACCGAGTTCCTCAAATGGCGTTGAATCACATCTCGAGGCTTTGTAGAGACGTGAAAGAGTCCATTGATTTCTACTCCAAGGTTCTTGGACTGGTCTTGATTGAGAGGCCACCAGCCTTTGAATTTGAAGGAGCATGGCTGTTCAATTATGGCGTTGGGGTTCACTTGATCCAGGCCAAGGATGAAGACAGCTTGCCTAAAACAGATCGTGGCTTGGATCCCATGGATAACCATATTTCTTTTCAG TGTGAAGACATGGAAGCACTGGAGCAGAGATTGAAGCAGTTCAACGTGAAGTACACGAAGAGGACAATAGACGATGATAAAAACGGAACAAAGATTGACCAGCTTTTTTTCTGTGATCCAGACGGGTACATGATCGAGATGTGTAACTGTGAGAATCTTAAGCTTGTTCCTGCTGGCGCATTAGGCAATATAAAGCTTCCATGCGATCGACATAATCCTCCTGTTGATTTTGAGAACGGGCATCATGCAAAATAA
- the LOC118035112 gene encoding uncharacterized protein isoform X1, whose amino-acid sequence MYRDVSSCNTYNYGDALYWDARYVQEAESFDWYQHYSSLRPFVRRYIPTSSRVLMVGCGNALMSENMVEDGYENITNIDISSVAIDIMRRKYEHVHQLNYMEMDARDMSFFPDKSFDAVVDKGTLDSLMCGSDASISSVRMLGEVSRLLKPGGIYMLITYGDPKVRMPHLTRSIYNWKIILYIIPRPGFEKPGGSSSNSHLEPVPISDTGVLPADFVLEDPDSHFIYVCKKMDETAEVSDISSYPLIADAL is encoded by the exons ATGTACAGGGACGTGTCTAGCTGCAACACTTACAACTATGGAGACGCCTTGTACTGGGACGCGCGATACGTCCAGGAAGCTGAGAGCTTCGATTGGTACCAGCATTACTCTTCTCTTCGCCCGTTTGTTCGTCGTTATATCCCTACTTCCTCTCGTGTCCTCATGGTTGGCTGTGGCAATGCCC TTATGTCAGAGAACATGGTTGAGGATGGATACGAAAACATAACGAACATTGATATTTCGTCAGTGGCCATTGATATTATGAGAAGAAAATACGAGCATGTCCATCAGCTCAATT ACATGGAAATGGATGCTAGAGATATGAGCTTCTTCCCTGACAAATCTTTTGATGCTGTTGTGGACAAGG GGACTCTCGATTCGTTGATG TGTGGCAGTGATGCTTCTATTAGCAGTGTCAGAATGCTTGGGGAAGTAAGCAG GCTTCTTAAACCTGGAGGAATTTATATGTTG ATAACCTATGGTGATCCCAAAGTAAGGATGCCTCATTTGACCCGGTCCATTTACAATTGGAAAATCATATTGTACATAATAC CCAGACCAGGTTTTGAAAAACCAGGCGGTAGCTCATCAAACTCACATTTGGAACCTGTTCCCATTTCTGACACGGGTGTACTTCCAGcagattttgttttggaagatCCGGATTCTCactttatatatgtgtgtaaaAAGATGGATGAAACGGCAGAAGTGAGTGATATATCCTCCTACCCATTGATTGCTGATGCTTTATAA
- the LOC118035112 gene encoding uncharacterized protein isoform X2, which yields MYRDVSSCNTYNYGDALYWDARYVQEAESFDWYQHYSSLRPFVRRYIPTSSRVLMVGCGNALMSENMVEDGYENITNIDISSVAIDIMRRKYEHVHQLNYMEMDARDMSFFPDKSFDAVVDKGTLDSLMCGSDASISSVRMLGEVSRLLKPGGIYMLITYGDPKVRMPHLTRSIYNWKIILYIIRTMEVSCKAYASGSILSDVTNDISCVWSTKTESKSAQGSIAASYALRSPPN from the exons ATGTACAGGGACGTGTCTAGCTGCAACACTTACAACTATGGAGACGCCTTGTACTGGGACGCGCGATACGTCCAGGAAGCTGAGAGCTTCGATTGGTACCAGCATTACTCTTCTCTTCGCCCGTTTGTTCGTCGTTATATCCCTACTTCCTCTCGTGTCCTCATGGTTGGCTGTGGCAATGCCC TTATGTCAGAGAACATGGTTGAGGATGGATACGAAAACATAACGAACATTGATATTTCGTCAGTGGCCATTGATATTATGAGAAGAAAATACGAGCATGTCCATCAGCTCAATT ACATGGAAATGGATGCTAGAGATATGAGCTTCTTCCCTGACAAATCTTTTGATGCTGTTGTGGACAAGG GGACTCTCGATTCGTTGATG TGTGGCAGTGATGCTTCTATTAGCAGTGTCAGAATGCTTGGGGAAGTAAGCAG GCTTCTTAAACCTGGAGGAATTTATATGTTG ATAACCTATGGTGATCCCAAAGTAAGGATGCCTCATTTGACCCGGTCCATTTACAATTGGAAAATCATATTGTACATAATAC GAACAATGGAAGTTTCATGCAAGGCATATGCAAGTGGTAGCATTCTTTCTGATGTTACCAATGATATTAGCTGTGTATGGAGCACTAAAACTGAGAGCAAGTCAGCTCAAGGCTCAATTGCAGCCAGCTATGCCTTGCGATCTCCTCCAAActga
- the LOC118035112 gene encoding uncharacterized protein isoform X3, giving the protein MSENMVEDGYENITNIDISSVAIDIMRRKYEHVHQLNYMEMDARDMSFFPDKSFDAVVDKGTLDSLMCGSDASISSVRMLGEVSRLLKPGGIYMLITYGDPKVRMPHLTRSIYNWKIILYIIPRPGFEKPGGSSSNSHLEPVPISDTGVLPADFVLEDPDSHFIYVCKKMDETAEVSDISSYPLIADAL; this is encoded by the exons ATGTCAGAGAACATGGTTGAGGATGGATACGAAAACATAACGAACATTGATATTTCGTCAGTGGCCATTGATATTATGAGAAGAAAATACGAGCATGTCCATCAGCTCAATT ACATGGAAATGGATGCTAGAGATATGAGCTTCTTCCCTGACAAATCTTTTGATGCTGTTGTGGACAAGG GGACTCTCGATTCGTTGATG TGTGGCAGTGATGCTTCTATTAGCAGTGTCAGAATGCTTGGGGAAGTAAGCAG GCTTCTTAAACCTGGAGGAATTTATATGTTG ATAACCTATGGTGATCCCAAAGTAAGGATGCCTCATTTGACCCGGTCCATTTACAATTGGAAAATCATATTGTACATAATAC CCAGACCAGGTTTTGAAAAACCAGGCGGTAGCTCATCAAACTCACATTTGGAACCTGTTCCCATTTCTGACACGGGTGTACTTCCAGcagattttgttttggaagatCCGGATTCTCactttatatatgtgtgtaaaAAGATGGATGAAACGGCAGAAGTGAGTGATATATCCTCCTACCCATTGATTGCTGATGCTTTATAA